The stretch of DNA TGCCTTGGCAAGCGCCGGCAGCAGGATAGCAGCTAATATACCGATAATAGCTATTACCACCAGCAGCTCGACAAGGGTGAAGCCTTTGCGGCCACGAACGAAGTTACTCATTCCGCGACTCCTTTCTCTTGTCAAATGACAAATCCGATTCACCCCTGCACGACAAAGCCTTTGGGAGAGGAACCTAAATAGACACTTTGCCGATCGAATTGCTCTGACAAGAAGGAAAGAAGACATCGCGTCTTGGGAGGGCAACGTAATTATATCACGAGAGAATACGTCTGTCAATACTTTTTTGGCAGAAACGTCGGAATTTTTACAAAGCGATAGAAGAGACTTTATTTTACAATTTTTAGAATTTTGCGGAACTCGGCTGTATCCGATCGCGCGAGTACCTCATACATGGCGGCTTCAGCAGTCGTCAACACTGAGCCGGCATTCTCCATTTTTCGGAGGCCGAACTCATGATCGGATTCGCGTCGAGAGCCGCAGGCATCCGCGGCCACCTGCGGCTGATAGCCTGCCTCGAGAGCATCCAGCACCGTCTGCGCGACGCAGATATGGGTCTCGATTCCACATACGATCAATTGTGCGCGGTTCAGCCGCGAAACGGCGCTCGCAAAACGGGAGTCGCCAAAGCAACTGAAACTGACTTTCTCTATCGGTTCCAATCCTGTCAGCTCTTGTTTCACCTGCTCGATCGTCCTGCCCAACCCCTGAGGATATTGTTCCGTCCAGAGGATGGGCAGATCGAGGGTCTTGGCGAACCGGATCAGCTTGATGCAGGAGCCGATGAAAGGATCGGGATTGGCGAAGGCGGCAAGCAACTTCTCCTGATAGTCAATGACCAGGAGTGCCGAATTGCTTCTGGAGAGTATCTGCCTGTGGCGCATCATCATTCTTTGCTCCATTATCCTCCACTGGCCGCGCAATCTACTCTCGCGGCTTCGCGAGAATTTCAAGGACTCTAAGCTCAAGAAAACGTTTCGATGCAGCCGACCGCAGAATGGCAACCGTATCGGCGCCTCTGCCGGTTCCGGCTATTGCCAGCACTTCTTGTCCTTCCGACACGAGCGCGGCATCGCAAGCTTCCATCACGATCTCGCACACCACCTTGATTCCCTGGCCGAGCCGCCGCAGGGAAAGCGCGATCAGCGTTGTGGGATATATGCCTTGGAATTGCGCGGCAAGGGCTGTTTCAAGCGAGTGAGTCAGAATGGTGCCGGTATATATTCTCGCGCCGGCTGAAAGCATCCTGTCCCGGTTGGCTGGGGTTAATTCGAGTTCACCCGGCGCGCGAAATCCCGCGCTATGAGTCACCGCCACGACGTCGGCCCCGGTTCCCGCGAGCGCCTCGGCTACGGCGGCGCCCGTCTCGCCGGTTGTGGTCGCGACGATAACATGCTTCCACCCGTCGGCAACCGCCCGCGCGGCTATTTCAATGCATCGCGGCGTATTCTGAGGCCCCGGCTTTTCGAAATAATCAACCACCCGCTGCATTGGTTTTTCAGCCTCCTCTTGAGTCAACTTAAACCGGCCAAAACCTTCAGATGCGCAACGACCGAAGTTCCGAGTGACTGGCCGTAGCCGCCTTCGAGCATCGAGATCAGCCGGCCGCTGCAATATTTTTGCGCTATCTCAAGCGTCAGCCGGGTTAGAAAACCGAATCCTTCTTCCGTCAACTGCATGGACGCGAGAGGATCGTCTTTATGGCCGTCGAATCCCGCGGAAACCATCACGAATTGGGGCTGAAAGACTTCGGCTATTTTGGGAAGCATCTTTTCGTAAACTTGTCGATACTCGGGGTCGCCGCACCCTGCGCGGAGGGGTGCATTAACCGTAAAGGTCTCCCCTTTACCGCTGCCGCCCTCGTGCATGCTTCCGGTGCCGGGATAATATGGGTATTGGTGCGAGCTGAAGTAGAGTACAGATGGGTCCTCGTAGAAAATCTCCTGTGTGCCGTTGCCGTGATGCACATCCCAATCGACAATCAGAACCCTCTCGATGCCCTTTTGCCGTTGCAGATAGCGCGTGGCGACTGCGACATTATTGAAAAGGCAGAAGCCCATCGCGCGGTCGCTCTCGGCGTGATGCCCCGGCGGCCTCACCGCACAGAACGCGTTTTCTACCGTTCCGGCCATAATTGCGTCCGCTGCGGCGATGCCTGCGCCGGCGGCGTATAACGCTACTTCGTACGATTTTTCTGAAACGACGGTATCCGAATCGATGTGTTGCAGCGTTGGGCCGCACAATCGTTTGATCATGCCGATGAGCCGCTCGGTATGGACGGCTTTCACATACTCCACCGGACACTCTGACGGAGTAAGATGGAGAAGAGCCTCTTTTAATCCCGCCGATTCCACCGCTTCAAGCATGGCGACCAGCCGTTCAGGGCGCTCCGGATGCCATGAGCCGGTGAAATGCTCCTGGTATACTGGATGATAGACAAAGGCGGTTCGTGACATTTCGATTGACGCTCTATTTTTGTTTGGATCGAATGGATGGTGACGGTATAATACCATACAACTCGAAACAACGGCAAGGCCGGCGAACATCTATGCCGGACGCTCTGATTGTCAAGCCAAAGGAGGCGTTTCATGTTGTCGACCATTTCTCTAGCACATCTGGCCTCACTCCGCAATTGCCGCTCGCTGCGCGCGTCCAGCTATGATAGGACTGGGGGGAATGCGGATTTCTGGATCTTTCAACCGGGAGAGAGCAGAGTGCTCGCTCACCTGCCGGGCCCGGGAATCATACGGCATATCTGGATGACGCTGGCGTGCTCGGAGGACGCCTATCTCAGGAAGATCGTGCTCAAGATGTTTTGGGACGGCGAACGCGAACCCAGTGTTGAAGTTCCTGTTGGCGATGTTTTTGGGCTCGGCCACGCGAGAACGACCTACTTCACATCGCTGCCGCTCTCAATGTTCGATCGCGGATTCAACTGCTTTTTCTCGATGCCTTTTTACCGGGACGCCCGGATCGAGGTCGTGAGCGAATGTGATGAGCTTCCGCTCATCCTTTATTTTTACATCGATTACGAGGCCCATGAACGATTGCCCGAGGGGCTGGGGACGTTCCACTGCCAGTGGCGAAGGAAAAACGGGTGCCGCCCGGTTCAACTGCCGAACGACCAGAATGTGGACGGGAAGGAGAATTATATCGTTCTCGAAGCAAGCGGCCACGGCCATTACGTCGGATGCCATCTGGATATCGACGCCCGTACTCCGGGATGGTGGGGCGAGGGCGACGACATGTTTTTCATTGACGGAGAGAAATGGCCACCCGCAATTCACGGGACGGGAACCGAGGACTACTTTTGCGGCGCCTGGAATTATAATGAGGTTCGACAGCCGTTCTGTACACCCTACTACGGCTATCACCTGAAGGGCAACGACGACTACACGGGAAAACACTCGATGTACCGGTTCCACATCGAGGACCCGATTGTTTTCAGTAGGTCGATCCTGTTTTCGATCGAGCACGGACATGCCAACGATATGG from Candidatus Abyssobacteria bacterium SURF_5 encodes:
- a CDS encoding DUF2961 domain-containing protein, yielding MLSTISLAHLASLRNCRSLRASSYDRTGGNADFWIFQPGESRVLAHLPGPGIIRHIWMTLACSEDAYLRKIVLKMFWDGEREPSVEVPVGDVFGLGHARTTYFTSLPLSMFDRGFNCFFSMPFYRDARIEVVSECDELPLILYFYIDYEAHERLPEGLGTFHCQWRRKNGCRPVQLPNDQNVDGKENYIVLEASGHGHYVGCHLDIDARTPGWWGEGDDMFFIDGEKWPPAIHGTGTEDYFCGAWNYNEVRQPFCTPYYGYHLKGNDDYTGKHSMYRFHIEDPIVFSRSILFSIEHGHANDMGHDYSSTAYWYQAEPHRKAVDLLPVAERLPRPD
- a CDS encoding hydrolase, giving the protein MEQRMMMRHRQILSRSNSALLVIDYQEKLLAAFANPDPFIGSCIKLIRFAKTLDLPILWTEQYPQGLGRTIEQVKQELTGLEPIEKVSFSCFGDSRFASAVSRLNRAQLIVCGIETHICVAQTVLDALEAGYQPQVAADACGSRRESDHEFGLRKMENAGSVLTTAEAAMYEVLARSDTAEFRKILKIVK
- a CDS encoding histone deacetylase yields the protein MSRTAFVYHPVYQEHFTGSWHPERPERLVAMLEAVESAGLKEALLHLTPSECPVEYVKAVHTERLIGMIKRLCGPTLQHIDSDTVVSEKSYEVALYAAGAGIAAADAIMAGTVENAFCAVRPPGHHAESDRAMGFCLFNNVAVATRYLQRQKGIERVLIVDWDVHHGNGTQEIFYEDPSVLYFSSHQYPYYPGTGSMHEGGSGKGETFTVNAPLRAGCGDPEYRQVYEKMLPKIAEVFQPQFVMVSAGFDGHKDDPLASMQLTEEGFGFLTRLTLEIAQKYCSGRLISMLEGGYGQSLGTSVVAHLKVLAGLS